The sequence CGGCGCTCCTGCGTCGCCAGCTCTACGAGACGTCGTTCCTCGGCATGGGCATCATGGCCGGCCCGGACCTCCAGGCCTTCCTGCACTCGACCCGTTCGGCGAAGGCGTTTGCGCACTGCGCCCGAAGGGTGTCCACGCACCTGCTCGACCTCGCCACCACACGCCGCGGCCAGCAACTCGTCAACGGCACCGCGCTCGTCGGCCGGCTGCTGCGGTCAGCGCTCGACGCCGGCGTCGAGATCCGCGTGAGCACGGCGGCCACCGCGCTGACCACCGACTCCGCGGGCACCGTCACCGGCGTCCGGCTGGAGGGCCCGGACGGGGTCTACTCCGTGTCCGCCCGCCGCGGAGTCGTCCTCGCGACGGGCGGCTTCAGTCGCGACGTCGACCGGCGCCGTCAACTTTTTCCCCGCACACCCACGGGCCGTGAACACTGGACCCTCACCCCGTCCACGACCACCGGCGACGGCATCACCCTCGGCGAATCGGTCGGCGGCCGACTCGACCGCTCGGTCGCGTCCCCGGTGGCGTACTGCCCGGTGTCGATCGTCCGGTACCGCAACGGCAAGGAGGGTGTGTTCCCGCACATCCTCGACCGCGGAAAGCCCGGTGTCATAGGCGTTCTCGCCGACGGCCGCCGCTTCGTCAACGAGGCCCTCGGCTACCATGACTACACCCTCGCAATGGTCGAACAGGTCCCCGACGGCGACGAGGTCTGCTCCTGGTTGATCGCCGACCAGCGGTACCTGCGGTACTTCCCGCTGGGCATGGCCAAGCCGCTGCCAATCCCCACGTGGCCGTACCTGAAGTCGGGGTATCTCACCCGCGGCCGCATGGTGCGCGAGCTGGCCGAGAAGATCGGTGTCGACCCCGACGGCCTGGAGAAGACGGTCGCAGCGTTCAACGAGGGCGCCCGCGACGGCGTCGACCCCGAGTTCGGTCGCGGCACCACACCCTTCACCGTCGGCTCCGGCGACCCCGACAACCCATGGCCCAACCCCTCCCTCGCACCGCTCGAAGAAGGCCCGTTCTACGCGGTCAAGGTGGTGCCCGGCAGCTTCGGTACGTTCGCCGGTCTGGTCACCGACAGCATGTCCCGGGTTCTGAACGACGACGACCAGCCGATCGACGGGCTGTTCGCGGTCGGGGTCGACCAGTCCAGCGTCATGGGAGGCCACTACCCGTCCGGCGGTATCAACCTCGGCCCAGCCATGACCTTCGGCTACCTCACCGGCCGCCGCCTCGCCTCGACGACAGGAGCTCTGCGATGACCGCCCCACTCGGCCTTGCCGCACTCACCGTGCTCGACACCGCGCCGCTGCAGCAGGTGGACCTCGCCGAGAAGCACGGCTTCGACACCATCGGTATCCGACTGCTGCCCGCAGCGCCCGGCACCACCGCCTACCCGCTGCACGAGGACGACGCCGCCCTCGATGCCCTGATCCGTCGCCTCGACGATTCGCCGATCGAGGTGTTCGACCTCGAAATCATCCGGCTGCAAGCAGATTTCGACCCAAAGTCGTACGTTCCGCTGCTCGAGGCGGGCGCACGCCTCGGCGCGAAGGCCGTGCTCGTCGGCGGCGACGACCGCGACCGCGCCCGGCTCACCGACTCCTACGCCCGGCTGGCGGAACTGTGTGCGCAGTACGGCATCGTCGCGAGCCTCGAGTTCATGCCGTGGACGGCTGTGCCCGACGCGACCACCGCGGTCGAGATCGTGACGCAGGCCGACGGGCCGGCGCGTAGCGTACTGATCGACGCTCTGCATACCGCCCGTTCGACGACGACCCTCGACGACCTGGCGGCGATCCCACGCGAGTGGCTGCATTACGCGCAGATGTGCGACGGTTCGGTGCCTGCACCCACCAACGACGCCGAACTCGTCCGCCACGCACGGGAGGAACGGCTCGTGCCCGGCACCGGGGGCATTGACCTCACCGGCATCTGGTCGACACTGCCCACCGACCTTCCGGTGAGCGTCGAACTGCCCAACGAACCCCTCCGCCGTGCGGTCGGCACCGACGCGTGGCTCGACCGACTCGTCACCCAGACACGAAGAGTTCTCGACACGAATCGCACCACTTCAGCCCACTGACCACGATCGCTGCGACACGACGGCGGCCCTGCATCTCGCGAGCTGGGGGTCGTCGACGACGTGCTGTGGGATTGCGTGGGGCCAGGCCGAGGATCAGGTGGATCTCATCGGCCGGAGGGAACTTTACGGTGCGACCGTGCCCTCGGGCATGTCATTACCTCAGGTCAATCGCACCTGCACCTAACGGGCGTGCACCGTAGGGCCTAGCCCGAAGTGGAGGGGCGGGCACAGCGCGATGGAGGGCAGAAAAGTGGGCGCCTCCGGTCCCCACACAGGGAAGTGCATATAGGGGAACGCACCGAGTAGCTGGCAATGTAGCTCCACCTGATGAGCGTTCACAGTCCCGGGATCACACGTAGACACGGCACCGATCACGAAGTAGTGCAGTGCGCATCCACTCGGAACAGGTGGTGGTGCTGCATTTGCGGGCGCCGCGGTCAGGGACAAGGCGGCGGCCACCGTGGCCGCGATGAGGGTCAGGCGCAGAAGCCGAGACATGGAATCCTCCGGTAGTGGGGGTCCCGACCCACGCACCATCCTCGCAGTCGAGCCCCATCGCCGTGGCCTGTTCGGCGCCTACGCTTGCAGGAACGCGGCCTGAACTCGCAACAGATGACCTTCCGGGCTCAGCTCTTCATACCGCTCCATCACTTCCCGACCAGCGGCCTGCCGCAAACAGTTCTGCACATTGAGGTCTTCGTCCATGCCGGCTTCCATCGCCAGGACGGCACCCGCTCGAAGTGCGGCAGCCTGTGTTCGGTAGGCCCACACGTCGAGGCGACCGGACCCGCTGTATCCGCGGTGAGCCAGGGTCCACACCGCCGGATCTCGGGTCGTTTCCACTGTCCCGTCCGGTCGGTAGAGCGTCGAGGAGACCACCTGATTGATGAAGTCGGTTGCGCGTACCATCGTCCGAGCCTAAATCGGCCAGGCCGCCATCGTCGGATGACGCGGCCATGACTCCCCGATCACGTCTCATCGCTCATCCGCCAACACCTGAAATCGAGGCACCCGAACTCGTACACAACGTTTTTGACGCTAACCAGACACGCCCCAGGCCCCGCAAACGTCGTCGGCGGCCGACTTACGACGCAAAGCGGCAGAACGTGTACCGCTCGTGAGTGGCGGATAGAGTCGAATAGGTTCGCCCGTCCAATCTCTGGAGCGACCGCGATCGATCTCGCTCCGCGGAGTGCGCAGTTCGACCAGTGACACCATTTTCCGCAACCCCGGTGACAGATCCCTTACTATAGTACGGGTAGACGTACAATAGTACGTGCACGCGAGTCGCTAGGGAAACGGAACTATGGATCTGAGCCGCCCGCTACAGACAGTGACGCCCACGCTCGACGGTGATGTGCTCGCTGCGCTGGCTGCCGCGTCCGAGGCGACTTTCACGACCGGCCAGCTGCACCGGGTGCTGCCGCGCCATTCGGAAGAGGGGATACGAAAGGTGTTGCAACGATTGAGCAAGCAGGGCACCGTGTTGTCTTCCAGGGTGGGTAACGCATTCGTGTATCAGCTCAATCGTGAGCACTTGGCCTTCCCTCATATCATCGGTCTCGCCGGTTTGTCAGGGGAATTCCTGCGCAGGTTGGAGGCGCGGTTCGCCAGCTGGAAGATTCCCCCGGTGTATGCCGCCGTGTTCGGCTCCGCTGCACGCGGAACGATGTCGATCGACAGCGACATCGACATCTTCCTTGTCCGGCCGGATGCCGTCGCAGACGAGGAGTGGGATGAACAGGTGGCTGAGCTGATGGCCGAGGTGACCAGATGGACCGGCAACGATGCGCGAGATTTGCAGTTCATGCAGAGTGAGATCGCCGGCCGCGGCACGGACGCACCAGTCCTGCGAGAGGTGGCGAAAGAGGGGCTGACGGTGGCCGGTTCGCGGGCTGGTTTCACCCGGTTGCTGCGTCAAGGTAATCGGTAGTGGGGCGGACGCGGCCGTGCGACCAGGCAGTCCGCCGCGGGCGGCTGAGAAAAGCCGAACA comes from Rhodococcus oxybenzonivorans and encodes:
- a CDS encoding FAD-dependent oxidoreductase — encoded protein: MTPDHTTSTYDVVVIGSGAGGLSAAVAAADGGASVLVVEKADTCGGATAWSGGWMWAPRNLFAQADGVNEDRSLPRTYLEHRLGENFDAAKVDALLDGAPEMVEFFETKTALQFVPGAKIADIHGDTPGAGTGHRSVGPKPVNLRKLGLDVAALLRRQLYETSFLGMGIMAGPDLQAFLHSTRSAKAFAHCARRVSTHLLDLATTRRGQQLVNGTALVGRLLRSALDAGVEIRVSTAATALTTDSAGTVTGVRLEGPDGVYSVSARRGVVLATGGFSRDVDRRRQLFPRTPTGREHWTLTPSTTTGDGITLGESVGGRLDRSVASPVAYCPVSIVRYRNGKEGVFPHILDRGKPGVIGVLADGRRFVNEALGYHDYTLAMVEQVPDGDEVCSWLIADQRYLRYFPLGMAKPLPIPTWPYLKSGYLTRGRMVRELAEKIGVDPDGLEKTVAAFNEGARDGVDPEFGRGTTPFTVGSGDPDNPWPNPSLAPLEEGPFYAVKVVPGSFGTFAGLVTDSMSRVLNDDDQPIDGLFAVGVDQSSVMGGHYPSGGINLGPAMTFGYLTGRRLASTTGALR
- a CDS encoding nucleotidyltransferase domain-containing protein, with protein sequence MDLSRPLQTVTPTLDGDVLAALAAASEATFTTGQLHRVLPRHSEEGIRKVLQRLSKQGTVLSSRVGNAFVYQLNREHLAFPHIIGLAGLSGEFLRRLEARFASWKIPPVYAAVFGSAARGTMSIDSDIDIFLVRPDAVADEEWDEQVAELMAEVTRWTGNDARDLQFMQSEIAGRGTDAPVLREVAKEGLTVAGSRAGFTRLLRQGNR
- a CDS encoding sugar phosphate isomerase/epimerase family protein; protein product: MTAPLGLAALTVLDTAPLQQVDLAEKHGFDTIGIRLLPAAPGTTAYPLHEDDAALDALIRRLDDSPIEVFDLEIIRLQADFDPKSYVPLLEAGARLGAKAVLVGGDDRDRARLTDSYARLAELCAQYGIVASLEFMPWTAVPDATTAVEIVTQADGPARSVLIDALHTARSTTTLDDLAAIPREWLHYAQMCDGSVPAPTNDAELVRHAREERLVPGTGGIDLTGIWSTLPTDLPVSVELPNEPLRRAVGTDAWLDRLVTQTRRVLDTNRTTSAH